Proteins from one Brevibacillus humidisoli genomic window:
- a CDS encoding IS1182 family transposase translates to MLNKQQAEGRYQISAFSLDELVPKDHLVRKIENAIDFSFIYDLVESLYCHDNGRPSVDPVVLVKIALIQYLFGIRSMRQTIKEIETNVAYRWFIGYDFSQPIPHFTTLGKNYVRRFRNTQLFESIFLRILEEAVHHGFVKPDVLFIDATHVKASANKHKYVKEIVEEQAKKYQELLDEEINQDRIAHGKKPLEKKTETSKKEVKVSTTDPDCGLFVKGEKERVFAYSFHTACDRNGFVLGAKVTPGNVHDSQVFEDVLNQVRQTFEQPQAVAVDSGYKTPYISKTLIDDQIRPVMPYTRPRTKEGFFKKYEYVYDEYFDCYICPNEQILTYETTNKDGYRIYRSNSQVCRSCPFLKQCTESKDYTKRVSRHIWADYLEEVDHLRHTEENKQIYSQRKETIERVFADMKEKHGMRWTTLRGLEKVTMQAMLVFAAMNLKKMATWLWKSGRQKVKDQNTFGIFIKLLNKLPLLLVQRGSLSAI, encoded by the coding sequence ATGCTTAATAAGCAACAGGCCGAAGGCCGTTATCAGATATCTGCATTCTCGTTAGATGAGTTGGTGCCAAAAGATCATCTCGTAAGAAAAATCGAAAATGCAATCGACTTTTCATTCATCTATGACTTAGTGGAAAGCCTCTACTGTCATGACAACGGCAGACCCAGTGTTGACCCTGTAGTCTTAGTCAAAATTGCTCTCATCCAATATCTTTTTGGTATTCGTTCCATGCGACAAACGATTAAAGAGATCGAAACCAATGTTGCCTATCGGTGGTTCATTGGCTATGACTTCAGTCAGCCCATTCCCCATTTCACGACCCTAGGCAAGAACTATGTTCGCCGTTTTCGGAATACTCAACTCTTCGAGTCGATCTTCCTTCGAATATTGGAAGAGGCGGTACATCATGGATTCGTGAAGCCTGACGTGCTTTTCATCGATGCTACGCATGTAAAAGCCAGTGCGAATAAGCATAAATACGTGAAAGAAATCGTTGAAGAACAAGCCAAGAAATATCAAGAGCTACTGGACGAAGAAATCAATCAGGATCGTATTGCACATGGAAAGAAGCCCCTTGAAAAAAAGACAGAAACTTCGAAGAAGGAGGTGAAGGTCAGCACAACTGACCCGGATTGCGGATTGTTTGTAAAGGGGGAAAAGGAACGTGTATTTGCCTATAGTTTTCATACGGCATGTGATCGAAATGGATTTGTGCTTGGCGCAAAGGTAACGCCAGGCAATGTGCATGACAGTCAGGTTTTTGAGGATGTTTTGAATCAAGTGCGACAGACGTTCGAACAACCTCAGGCTGTGGCGGTGGACTCCGGATACAAGACGCCTTACATCAGTAAAACACTGATTGATGACCAGATTCGCCCCGTTATGCCCTACACAAGACCACGCACCAAAGAAGGTTTTTTTAAAAAGTACGAATATGTGTATGATGAATATTTCGACTGCTACATCTGCCCGAACGAGCAAATCTTAACATATGAGACAACAAACAAGGATGGGTACCGTATCTATCGATCAAATTCTCAAGTTTGCCGAAGTTGTCCGTTTTTGAAACAATGCACGGAAAGTAAAGACTACACAAAGAGAGTGAGTCGCCACATCTGGGCTGATTACCTCGAAGAGGTAGACCACCTCCGGCATACCGAGGAAAACAAACAGATCTATAGCCAACGGAAAGAAACGATTGAACGTGTATTCGCTGATATGAAGGAAAAGCATGGCATGCGTTGGACGACCTTACGAGGACTGGAGAAGGTCACGATGCAGGCGATGCTTGTTTTCGCTGCCATGAACCTGAAAAAAATGGCGACCTGGCTATGGAAATCAGGTCGCCAAAAGGTGAAGGATCAAAACACCTTCGGTATTTTCATCAAATTATTAAACAAACTCCCTCTGCTGTTAGTTCAGCGAGGGAGTTTGTCAGCAATCTGA
- a CDS encoding carbon-nitrogen family hydrolase, which translates to MTDRWNVAILQMDVAYGQPEQNRAKMLEMVQSLQGRGERTDVLLLPELWDTAYDLHRLDEIADEGGASAQALLGDTANCLGGFVVGGSIAERVREKVYNTTYVFDRQGELIGRYAKAHLFRLMNEDKYLAAGDTEGLYQLDGHLAGSVICYDIRFPEWVRTYALKGAKVLFVSAQWPHPRLHHWRQLLIARAIENQMYVVACNRVGTGGKTQFCGHSMIIDPWGEIVVEAGEEEEVVQAQIDLSLVDEVRGRIPIFSDRRPALYIGE; encoded by the coding sequence ATGACAGACCGATGGAATGTTGCCATATTGCAGATGGATGTGGCATATGGACAACCTGAGCAGAATCGCGCCAAAATGCTGGAGATGGTCCAGTCACTGCAGGGTCGGGGGGAGCGTACCGATGTACTGCTCCTCCCGGAATTGTGGGATACGGCCTATGATCTGCATCGTCTTGACGAGATTGCGGACGAAGGCGGGGCTTCAGCCCAAGCACTGCTGGGAGATACAGCAAACTGCTTGGGAGGCTTTGTTGTCGGTGGTTCCATTGCTGAGCGCGTTAGGGAGAAGGTGTACAATACCACCTATGTGTTTGATCGACAGGGTGAGTTGATCGGGCGTTATGCCAAAGCCCACCTGTTTCGGCTGATGAATGAAGATAAGTACCTGGCAGCTGGTGATACGGAAGGGTTATATCAGTTGGACGGTCATCTCGCCGGTTCCGTGATCTGCTACGACATCCGTTTCCCCGAATGGGTTCGGACCTACGCGCTGAAAGGGGCAAAAGTGCTGTTCGTTTCGGCACAGTGGCCGCATCCGCGGCTGCATCACTGGCGACAGCTGTTGATCGCGCGGGCCATTGAAAATCAGATGTACGTCGTCGCCTGCAACCGCGTCGGTACCGGCGGAAAAACGCAGTTTTGCGGGCATTCGATGATCATCGACCCTTGGGGAGAGATTGTCGTGGAAGCGGGAGAAGAAGAAGAGGTGGTGCAAGCGCAAATCGATTTGTCCTTGGTGGACGAGGTGCGCGGGCGGATTCCGATCTTTTCCGATCGACGTCCGGCTTTGTATATCGGCGAGTAA
- a CDS encoding LysM peptidoglycan-binding domain-containing protein: MNYVVRPGDTLNSIAARFGVTVSELIRVNRLTPPFLVYPGQTLYIPTRPDSRPPRPDNNLQGRVERLERQVDRLQRRVDRLDQRVENLNRRVARLEQQR, translated from the coding sequence GTGAATTATGTGGTGAGACCTGGGGACACGCTGAATTCGATCGCTGCCCGTTTTGGAGTGACGGTTTCAGAATTGATCCGTGTCAATCGTTTGACCCCGCCTTTTCTCGTCTATCCGGGACAGACGCTTTATATCCCCACAAGACCTGACTCTAGACCCCCCAGACCTGACAACAACTTGCAGGGGCGGGTAGAGCGATTGGAGCGCCAGGTAGATCGCCTGCAAAGGCGTGTCGATCGCCTGGACCAACGGGTTGAAAATTTAAATCGTCGCGTAGCCCGCCTGGAACAACAGCGATAA